The Actinomycetota bacterium genome window below encodes:
- a CDS encoding ATP synthase subunit I, which yields MTLLVNIVLPLSAGLALGIIYFGGLWLTLRRLPAAKQPAFLVLGSYLGRLGLCLAGFILIAVTAGLQGILICTAAFIAARIVMVRRWGRQELTLTRTDESC from the coding sequence ATGACTCTCCTGGTAAACATCGTCCTGCCACTCTCTGCCGGACTCGCGCTGGGGATCATTTATTTCGGCGGCCTGTGGCTGACGCTGCGGAGACTGCCTGCCGCGAAACAACCTGCCTTTCTGGTGCTCGGCAGTTACCTGGGACGTCTCGGACTATGCCTCGCCGGCTTCATATTGATAGCCGTCACTGCCGGGCTGCAGGGCATCCTGATCTGTACAGCCGCATTCATCGCCGCCCGCATAGTCATGGTCCGCCGCTGGGGCAGGCAGGAGCTGACGCTCACCCGGACGGATGAAAGCTGCTGA
- a CDS encoding F0F1 ATP synthase subunit epsilon — MRLKVLVPAKVIVDLEVEKIVAKSPDGYFCLLPHHVDFVSALAPGILTYEDEGGREVSLAIDEGTLAKCSGEVLVATRFAIGRPGTDEKLSRRTPSLPQDEAESRCRSIIAELENEFMKQFMGEEIDERLAD; from the coding sequence ATGAGGCTCAAAGTCCTGGTACCGGCAAAGGTGATCGTCGACCTGGAGGTCGAAAAGATCGTGGCGAAGAGTCCCGACGGCTATTTCTGCCTGTTGCCCCACCATGTGGATTTCGTCTCGGCGCTGGCTCCCGGCATCCTCACCTATGAGGACGAAGGAGGCCGTGAAGTATCCCTCGCAATCGACGAGGGGACGCTGGCCAAATGTTCCGGCGAAGTGCTGGTCGCCACCCGCTTCGCAATCGGCCGGCCCGGAACGGACGAGAAGCTGTCCCGGCGGACACCATCGTTGCCACAGGACGAAGCGGAAAGCAGGTGCCGAAGCATCATCGCTGAACTGGAAAATGAGTTCATGAAGCAATTCATGGGAGAGGAAATCGATGAGCGACTCGCCGACTGA
- a CDS encoding AtpZ/AtpI family protein, protein MSDSPTEGKPEQEQGYRGVERRQGDRRVSERRVGERRVADRRRPVDTTAGPYGRKAQADAEARERERSRFWYDFMRFNLTGWSVVVPTLAGLAIGNWIDNRYPTSFSWALVLMAVGLFLGCLNAWYWIRHQDNNGRGK, encoded by the coding sequence ATGAGCGACTCGCCGACTGAAGGGAAGCCTGAGCAGGAGCAGGGTTATCGCGGCGTGGAACGCCGCCAGGGCGACCGGCGTGTAAGCGAGCGTCGCGTCGGCGAGCGGCGTGTCGCGGATCGCCGCCGGCCGGTGGACACGACTGCGGGCCCTTATGGGCGGAAGGCGCAGGCCGATGCTGAAGCCCGCGAACGCGAGCGCAGCCGCTTCTGGTACGATTTCATGCGCTTCAACCTGACTGGCTGGTCGGTGGTCGTCCCTACCCTGGCAGGCCTGGCGATCGGCAACTGGATCGACAACCGCTATCCGACGAGCTTTTCGTGGGCGCTGGTGCTTATGGCGGTCGGCCTGTTCCTCGGCTGCCTGAACGCCTGGTACTGGATCCGGCACCAGGACAACAACGGCAGGGGCAAATGA
- a CDS encoding F0F1 ATP synthase subunit C: MDSTTIIGLGSMAMAGLTMAIGSIAPALAEGRAVSRALQSIAQQPDEADILSRILFVGLAMIESIAIYCFVISIILIFVNPFWDKMAAGG; this comes from the coding sequence ATGGACAGTACCACCATAATCGGCCTGGGATCGATGGCGATGGCCGGCCTGACTATGGCGATCGGCTCGATAGCGCCCGCGCTCGCCGAGGGGCGGGCAGTGTCTCGGGCACTGCAATCGATCGCCCAGCAGCCTGACGAGGCGGACATCCTTTCACGCATCCTGTTCGTCGGCCTGGCGATGATCGAATCCATCGCCATCTACTGCTTCGTCATCTCCATCATCCTGATCTTCGTCAATCCGTTCTGGGACAAGATGGCGGCGGGGGGATAA
- a CDS encoding F0F1 ATP synthase subunit beta yields MDEPNLGTVVSVRGSVVDVLFIHKLPEINNELRAGEDGEVVVEVGTQINSRVVRAIALTPARGLARGAPVLDTGRPLQVPVGRELLGRAFNVFGHAIDKKEELTGVEWRSIHHEPVPLASQSAKAEIFATGIKVIDVLSPLELGGKAGLFGGAGVGKTVLIMEMIHNMAGKHEGVSLFCGIGERSREGEELYREIREAGVLDNAALIFSQMNEQPGARFRVGHAALTMAEYFRDDARQDVLLLIDNIFRFIQAGSEVSGLMGQMPSRVGYQPTLATELAELEERICSTPAGAITSIQAVYVPADDFTDPAASHTFGHLSASIVLSRQRASQGLYPAVDPLQSHSKMLNPTVVSEKHYRVAREMRKTLAEYEELKDIIAMLGLEELSQENQKTVHRARRLERFLTQPFFMTEQFTGLEGRFAELEETLDGCERILNDEFSDRPEQALYMIGNINEVKQQ; encoded by the coding sequence ATGGACGAACCTAACCTGGGCACCGTGGTTTCCGTGCGCGGCAGCGTCGTCGACGTGCTGTTCATCCACAAGCTGCCTGAGATCAACAATGAGCTGCGGGCCGGCGAAGATGGTGAGGTCGTGGTCGAGGTCGGCACCCAGATCAATTCCCGGGTCGTCCGGGCCATCGCCCTGACGCCCGCCCGCGGCCTGGCGCGGGGCGCGCCCGTGCTGGACACCGGCCGGCCGCTACAGGTCCCCGTGGGCAGAGAGCTCCTGGGCCGCGCCTTCAACGTCTTCGGCCATGCGATCGACAAGAAGGAAGAACTCACCGGCGTGGAGTGGCGTTCAATCCACCACGAACCGGTGCCGCTGGCCAGCCAGTCGGCCAAGGCGGAGATCTTCGCCACCGGCATCAAGGTGATCGACGTGCTCTCGCCCCTGGAACTCGGCGGCAAGGCCGGCCTCTTCGGCGGCGCCGGCGTCGGCAAGACCGTGCTGATAATGGAGATGATCCATAACATGGCCGGCAAGCATGAGGGAGTCAGCCTCTTCTGCGGCATCGGCGAGCGTTCTCGCGAGGGCGAGGAGCTTTACCGCGAGATCCGCGAGGCGGGGGTGCTCGACAACGCCGCTCTCATCTTCAGCCAGATGAACGAGCAACCCGGCGCCCGCTTCCGGGTCGGCCACGCAGCGCTGACCATGGCCGAGTATTTCCGGGACGACGCCCGCCAGGATGTGCTGCTGCTGATCGATAACATCTTCCGCTTCATCCAGGCGGGCTCTGAAGTCTCCGGCCTTATGGGGCAGATGCCGTCGCGGGTCGGCTATCAGCCGACGCTGGCGACAGAGCTGGCAGAGCTGGAGGAGCGTATCTGCAGCACTCCAGCCGGTGCCATCACCTCGATCCAGGCAGTCTATGTTCCCGCGGACGATTTCACCGATCCGGCGGCATCACATACTTTCGGACACCTTTCGGCGTCGATCGTGCTCTCACGCCAGCGGGCCAGCCAGGGCCTGTACCCAGCTGTCGACCCGCTGCAGTCCCATTCGAAGATGCTGAATCCTACCGTTGTCTCAGAAAAGCATTACCGGGTCGCCCGGGAGATGCGCAAGACCCTGGCGGAATACGAGGAACTCAAGGATATCATCGCAATGCTGGGGCTTGAAGAGCTCTCCCAGGAGAACCAGAAGACCGTCCACCGGGCGCGCCGTCTGGAGCGTTTCCTTACCCAGCCATTCTTCATGACCGAGCAGTTCACCGGTCTGGAGGGCCGCTTCGCCGAGCTGGAAGAGACACTGGACGGCTGCGAGCGGATCCTGAACGACGAGTTCTCCGACCGGCCCGAGCAGGCGTTATACATGATTGGCAACATAAATGAGGTTAAGCAGCAATGA
- a CDS encoding F0F1 ATP synthase subunit delta, translating to MEIDLFTLFAQIFNFVILMLLLKRFLYKPIVRTMDERERRIGADLENAEQKLDEATREAAVCHAERQEIEDKRGEMLSAAQEEAAAWRRDLIKEARVDIEMRQERWRQSVEREKETFLRDLRQRAGEQVYEISRRALEDLAGIELERHIIETFITRLPEAAEPGFEAFAAPAAESTPTSDEPEAGWRPEAVICTAFEIDEKTRERVETAVRQRLAGDFDLRFEVSPDLISGIELRAGGQTAAWSLQHYLETLDESLSRAFARKPGQE from the coding sequence TTGGAGATCGACCTTTTCACATTATTCGCGCAGATCTTCAATTTCGTGATCCTGATGCTGCTGCTGAAGCGATTTTTGTACAAGCCCATCGTCAGGACCATGGACGAGCGGGAACGCCGTATCGGCGCCGATCTCGAAAACGCGGAGCAAAAGCTTGACGAGGCCACCCGGGAAGCAGCGGTCTGCCATGCCGAGCGCCAGGAGATCGAGGACAAGCGCGGCGAGATGCTCTCCGCCGCCCAGGAGGAAGCGGCTGCCTGGCGGCGCGACCTGATCAAGGAGGCCCGTGTCGATATCGAGATGCGCCAGGAGCGCTGGCGCCAGTCAGTCGAGCGAGAGAAAGAGACCTTCCTGCGCGATCTCAGGCAGCGCGCTGGCGAGCAGGTCTATGAGATATCGCGCCGGGCGCTCGAAGACCTGGCCGGTATCGAGCTGGAACGGCATATCATCGAGACTTTTATCACCCGGCTCCCCGAAGCGGCTGAACCCGGTTTCGAGGCTTTCGCGGCGCCAGCGGCTGAGTCGACACCCACCAGCGACGAGCCCGAGGCTGGATGGCGGCCCGAGGCTGTGATCTGTACCGCATTCGAGATCGACGAGAAGACGCGCGAGCGCGTGGAAACCGCCGTTCGTCAGCGCCTTGCCGGCGACTTCGACCTGCGTTTTGAGGTGTCTCCAGACCTGATCAGCGGTATCGAGCTCCGCGCTGGCGGTCAGACTGCAGCCTGGAGCCTCCAGCATTACCTCGAGACCCTGGACGAGAGCCTGTCGCGGGCATTCGCCCGAAAGCCAGGGCAGGAATGA
- a CDS encoding F0F1 ATP synthase subunit A — MEISPDTKVIWTWGFVNINLTLIFTWGVMALIVFCAWLATRNLKMHPPLSRWQNIFEAVVTLMRNHIREIIGPDISRYLPFLGTLFLFISFSNLLIVIPEYRPPTGSLSTTAALALCVFFAVPIYSIAAQGVGGFLRHYIEPSPLMLPMHILGDFTRTLTLAVRLFGSIMSESMIAGALLAIIPFFLPVVMKLFGLLIGQIQAYIFAVLAAIYIASAAGTHRTHEKTLTS, encoded by the coding sequence ATGGAGATCAGCCCTGATACAAAAGTAATCTGGACCTGGGGGTTCGTCAACATCAACCTCACCCTCATCTTCACCTGGGGCGTCATGGCCCTTATCGTGTTCTGCGCCTGGCTGGCCACGCGCAACCTGAAGATGCACCCGCCGCTCAGCCGCTGGCAGAACATTTTCGAAGCTGTGGTGACTTTGATGCGAAACCACATCCGTGAGATCATCGGCCCCGACATCAGCCGCTACCTGCCGTTCCTGGGAACCCTGTTCCTGTTCATCTCGTTCTCGAACCTGCTGATCGTCATCCCCGAATACCGGCCACCGACCGGTTCTCTGTCGACGACGGCGGCGCTGGCCCTCTGTGTCTTCTTCGCGGTGCCGATCTACAGCATCGCCGCCCAGGGAGTCGGAGGCTTCCTGCGCCATTACATCGAGCCGTCACCGCTGATGCTGCCCATGCACATACTCGGGGATTTCACCCGCACCCTGACCCTGGCTGTCCGGCTTTTCGGCAGCATCATGAGCGAGTCGATGATCGCCGGAGCGCTGCTGGCCATCATCCCCTTCTTCCTGCCCGTGGTGATGAAGCTGTTCGGGCTGCTCATCGGCCAGATCCAGGCGTATATATTCGCGGTCCTGGCGGCGATCTATATCGCGTCCGCGGCAGGCACGCACCGGACGCATGAAAAAACCCTGACAAGCTAA